TGTAATTTCTTCTTCTGACATATCGATCATATCAGCAAGCTTTGCCAAATCTCTTTCTTCATTAAACTTACCAGGAACAATTTGCAGATTCATCACCTCCTCATTAGCAGCAAGCTTGTTCCCCTTGCTGTCTAAGATTTCACCTCGAGTAGCTTTGGTGTAATCTATCACAAACTCATCTGTCAAATCATATTCTGGAAAAATAAAACTTGGCTCCCACTGTATATACCATTGTTCATTTTCTTCTTCATCTAACACTTTATTCAGGACAAAATACACTTCGTAATCTATTTTTCTAGCAAAAGTGTCATAAGTGATTTTCCCTGGAATGGTGACGGTTTCTTGTTCTTCCCACTCAACTTCTTGATCTAACACTTCTATTTTTAAATTTTCCATTTCAAAAAGGTCATAAACCTCTTTGTGTTTTTCTTCAAAAAGTTGCTGTGGAACGTTTTCTTTTGATTCCGACTGGAGATATTCCTCATACATACTTGAGAAATCTTGTTCCTCCCACGTGGTTATGTAGGCGTTTAATACTTCATAGGGATTGACGGGTTCTTTTGTACACCCGGCTAGTATAAACAACATGATTATCATAAATAATATCTTTTTCATTGAAGCCCCCATCCTCTCTTGTCTCTTAGTTTTAAGGATACATGAATTTCCAAATTGATTAAAGGAAAATGATTCAATCGTTTCTTGGAATATCCAGCTAAGCTTTCATGAAGACCTCAGGGAAACAGTTTCTGGTAGAGAGGGGCCCTCATAAGCGGTATGAAGACACCAGTGATGTAATTTTTGGCTAAGAGAAGTCCTCATAAGCGGTATGAAGCCCCCAGTGATGTAATTTTTAGCTAAGATAAGTCCTCATAAGCCGTATGAAGACACGAGTGATGTAGTTTTTAGTCAAGTCCATATTAATGTGTAAAAATAGTTACAATGAGATCTAATGCTAAATGTGTTATGGGGTTATGTTTTCAGGTCTTGTTCTTCTTAAAGGTTTAGGGTGTATTCTTTACCCCCTAGGGGGTAAAATTTTCCCTTTTTATGGCCCAGTCACTGTAAGCGCTTTTTTATTAACAAACATTAATGTGACAGTTCACATAATTCCGTTTAGGGAATTAAAAAACTATTTTACTTAGATATGGTGTATATACTTTGACTTACTCCATTCTTCCTCCATTTTCATCAGTACAGATCCAATTATACGTATTGCAGATTGATCGTTCGGGAAAATTTGAATTACCCTTTCTCTTCTCCTTATTTCCCTATTTACTCTTTCTAGCATATTGGTTGTACGTAAGTGTTTGTGAAGCTCAGCTTTTTGAGAATGAAACTGCATTGCATCTTCAAAGCCAGCATCCAACGTTTCAATTACCTTAGTAAACCCTTTTACTTCGTAATACTTCTCAATAAAGTCGCGCTTCAGTTCTCGGCTCAATTTAATGTTGGATGTTCTAAAGATTTCCTTGAGTTCTGTTTTTGCTTCTGAAGAGTTTTTCTTAGGAAAGGAGTCCATTATATTCCTAAGAAAATGAACACAACACCTTTGCCAAGAGGTTCCTAAAAAGGATTCTTTTATAGCAGCCACTAACCCTGCATGTGCATCAGAAATCACCATCTTAGGTGATTGTATCCCTCTTGATTTTAGGTGATCAAAGAAATTAGACCAACTTTCTTCTGATTCCCCATGGGTAACCCTTAACCCAATAATCTCTCTATGTCCTTCTTCGTTTACACCGCAAGCTATAAGTACTCCTTTTGAAACAACCCTATCGTTCTCACGAACTTTAATATACATGGCATCAACATATATGTATGGATAATAAAGGGTGTTTAGTGGGCGGTTTCTCCACTCATTAACTATTGGATCCAATGATTTAGTGAGGTTAGATACTAGTGATTTAGATACACCTTTTCCACACAGTTCTTCTACAATCTTGGTAACTTTACGAGTTGAGACTCCATTTACAACCATCTCAATCATAGAAAGAATTAGAGCTTGTTCGCATCGCTCATACTTTTGGAATACAGAAGTTGAAAATTCACCATCACGAGTTCGGGGAACCTTTAATGTGAGTGAGCCAGTGCCGGTAATTAATTCTCGTTCATAGTAGCCATTCCGATATCCTCTGCGGTCATCCGTTCTCTCGTGAGAGAGAGCATTAATATATTCGTCCCTTTCTTTCTCCATAAGCGAATTCAATACAAGGGCTAAAGATGCTTTTACCGGGGATCCTAAAGAGCTTTTTTCTACCTCGGCTTTAAGTTGTTCCAAATTTATAGTAATATTAATGTTGGTCATTATCATTGCCTCCGTGTGTGATTGTTTTTCGTCGAACACATTGTAACACGGACATTGATAATGGCCTTTCTTTTTACACAATTATATAGACTTAATCTAGTTTTTGGCTAAGAGAAGTCCTCATAAGCGGTATGAAGACTCCAGTGATGTAATTTTTTGCTAAGAGAAGTCCTCATAAGCGGTATGAAGACACCAGTGATGTAATTTTTGGCTAAGAGAAGTCCTCATAAGCGGTATGAAAACCTCTGCTTCAGAGATTCTAGTAAAAAGAGGTCTTCATTACAAACTTTATAAGTTACCGCTAATACTAATCTTGGTTCCCAATAACAAAACAAAACCCCTACCCAAAAAGTAGAGGTCAAAATATGACTATTGTCCAAACCAAGCATCTGCCAAAATCTGATATGATTTTAACCTTGCCTGCTGATCATACACATGAGTATTCACAATTAGTTCGTCTGCTTGTGTTTCTTCCACTATTGCTTCAAGTTTCTTCTTAACTGTTTCTGCGTTACCCGTAACGGTATATATCAACTGTTGTGCAACCACATGTTTTTCATACTCACTCCACAGGGAGTCCATGTCTTCCACAGGTGGCTTCAATTGGCCTGGGTTGCCGCGGATTAAATTAAGGAACTGTTGCTGAATGGAGGTCGCTAGGTATTCAGCTTCCTCATCACTATCAGCAGCTATTACGTTCACGCCAATCATGGCATACGGCTTCTCCAAATCTTCTGATGGCTTAAAAGAACTGCGATAGATTTGAAGTGCAGGCAGAGTGTAATCTGGTGAAAAATGACTGGCAAATGCAAAAGGCAGTCCTTGTTCAGCAGAAAGTTTTGCGCTGAAGCCACTTGAACCGAGCAACCAAATCGGAACATCCAATCCCTCTCCTGGGACCGCTTTTACTCTTGTGGTTCCATCAGGATGAAAATAAGAGCGTAATTCCGCTAACTGATTAGGAAAATCCTCTCCCCCTGTTTTGCGTTCGCGTCTAAGTGCCGCCGCAGTCAGTTGGTCACTTCCTGGTGCCCGGCCGAGGCCAAGGTCAATTCTGCCTGGATATAAGGATTCCAACGTTCCAAACTGTTCTGCAATGACAAGCGGGGCATGATTAGGTAGCATAATGCCGCCGGACCCAACTCTTATGGACTTTGTTGCCCCTGCTATATGCCCGATCACGACAGAAGTTGCAGAACTTGCGATTCCTCTCATATTATGGTGTTCAGCAAGCCAATAGCGGGTAAAACCTAAACTTTCCACATGTCTTGCAAGTTCCACACTATTTTTAAAAGATGTCTGAGCATTACTTCCTTCTACAATTGGGGCAAGATCCAAGACGGATAATGGTATCTGGTTATTTCGTACTGTCATCATTTATTCTCCTTTCTTACTTTGGAGCCTTCTCGAACTCTTCTTTTATTTTCACTAGAAGCTCTTGTTTGGTTAAAAGTTCATATGCGGTAGTTGCCATTGCTTTTGATCCAAGGATCATTGCCTCTTTTCCTTGCGCACTCATTGCTGCATCACGGAATTCAGTGGTATGGCAACTATATAACTCATTGCAGATTTTTATATAAGGGTGTATGGAGGGAACTACTAGACTTACATTTCCCATATCCAATGAACCAGATCCGTCTCTATTTTCAACAATCTCACTGGAGTCAACTCCAAGAGATACCAGTTGTTCTGTAAAGATATCTGAAAGTGTTTCATTGGTCACCATGTTATCGTAGGATAGTTCATAGTTGGACATTTTCATGGTGGCCCCCGTCATCATCGCTGCGCCTTCTGCTATAGATTTCACTTTTTCTACCAATTCATTCACATAACTCCGTGTTTTAGCACGCACGTAAAATTGAGCAACGGCATAATCAGGCACCACGTTTGCTGCTTTTCCACCTTCAGGAATGATTCCATGAATACGTGTATCGCTGGTAACATGTTGTCTTAGTGCATTTATACCGTTAAAAGTCTGAATCACAGCATCCAATGCATTAATTCCTTTTTCGGGGTTTGCCGCTGCATGGGCAGGTTTCCCGAAGAATTCAAATTGGATTGCATCCATCGCAAGCGAAGACCCGCTCTTCACATAGGAATGAAGTGGATGAACCATCATGGCTACATCCAATTTATCAAAGACACCTTGCTCCGCCATTGTCACCTTGCCGCCTTTGGTCTCTTCTGCAGGAGTCCCATAGACAATCACTTTGCCACCAGTCTCTTTTATAACTTTACTAGTGGCAATGCCGGCTGCGATACCCATTGTGCCTATTAAATTATGACCGCATGCATGCCCGATCTCAGGTAGGGCGTCATATTCACACATAAACCCGATGGTTGGACCCGGTTTCCCACTGTCAAATGCAGCTTCAAAAGCCGTTGCCAGCCCACAAGTACCTAATTCCACTTCAAAGCCGTGTTCAGAAAGTTTATCTGAAAGGACTTTTGCTGATTTGAATTCCTCATGTCCAAGTTCAGGGTTTTCACCTATATATGTACTAATCTCAAAAAAATCATTTTTATGTGAATCAAGGAAATCTATTAGAATTTGCTTCATTTATTAATCCCCTTTGCCCAATTTATTTAGTGAATGGAAATATAGTAACACGAAGTTTCTTCAAATAATAATATTTTGCCTCAAGATAAATAAGGGAGCTCCCAGCTTATTGGAAGCTCCCTCAGCATTATACTCTTCTCATTTGGAAGACATCTAATCCATTTTTCCATAGTGACTGTATTAGTGCCACTTTAGGAGACAGTTCCGGATTAGTTGGCTTATCTTTTCCTATGCGCTCTAACTGATTGCTATACCATGTCAATTCTAGCATGGCGGTTTGATCCACTAGTTTTATTCCTGTCTTTCTAGGCGCTAATTCAATCGTTTCTCTTTTTCCTTGCAGAAGTTCTTTAGGAAGAAAAGGATAGACGGCCATCGGGCGAGCTAATCCCACCATCGAAGTTGACCCTTCAAGAATTGCTTCCTTCATTCCATTTAATGTCCTGAATCCTCCGGTAACAACAAGCGGTGCTGTTGAAACCTTCTTAGCTTCTGAGGCAAATTCAAGAAAGTACGCTTCTCTTTTCTTGCTGCTTTCTTTTACATTTACACCTGTCATTTGCGGGCTTTCATAGGAACCTCCTGAAACTTCAATCAAGTCTATTCCCAGTTGATCTAATGTCTCGATAACCTGTAATGCTTCATCCTCTGTAAATCCTGCCTTCATAAAGTCTGCAGAATTAAGTTTCACTCCAATCGGGAAAGAGTCCCCAACTTCTTTTCGAACCGTTTTATAGATTTCCAACAGAAATCTCATTCGGTTTTCAAGTGAACCGCCCCACTGGTCTGTTCTTTTATTATGTCGAGGTGATAAAAACTGACTGATAAGATAACCATGTGCACCATGGAGTTGAACACCGGTAAATCCAGCTTTCTTGGCAATTTTAGCAGTGTTGGCAAATCGTTGGATGATGTCAAAGATTTCTTCTTCTTGCAGCTCTCTTGCTATCGGAAAGTAACGTTGAAGTTTTGGTTCAAACTCCACTTTGGACGGGGCAACCGCTTCTTTAACGATTCCTTTAAAAACTTGTTTGCCTGGATGATTGATTTGCATCCAAAGGTGAGTGCCGTTCTTAGTTCCTGCATTCGCCCAACTCTTCAATAAATCTAGATCTTTTTCATTTTCCACGACGACATTTCGAGGTTCCCCAAGCGCACGTTTATCGACCATGACATTGCCTGTCACAACGATACCTGCTTCACTTTCTGCCCAAGTCTCATAAAGACGAACAAGTTTTTTTGTCGGTTTATTGTGTTCGTCAGCCATCCCTTCGCTCATCGCTGCTTTAAAAAATCTGTTTTTTATTTTAACCCCATTTGGGAGCAACAATATGTCGTGTAAATCAGCCATAATCTAACCTCCCATATGCTTGTCCTTATAAGGATATGAAAAAATGGTTGGAAGAACTCTCCAACCATTCGTTTATTTGTTAAATTAGTATCTTAAAGCTCCTGCACCTGCGATAATCAAAATAATGAAAAGCACTACAATCAG
This window of the Sutcliffiella horikoshii genome carries:
- a CDS encoding M20 family metallopeptidase — its product is MKQILIDFLDSHKNDFFEISTYIGENPELGHEEFKSAKVLSDKLSEHGFEVELGTCGLATAFEAAFDSGKPGPTIGFMCEYDALPEIGHACGHNLIGTMGIAAGIATSKVIKETGGKVIVYGTPAEETKGGKVTMAEQGVFDKLDVAMMVHPLHSYVKSGSSLAMDAIQFEFFGKPAHAAANPEKGINALDAVIQTFNGINALRQHVTSDTRIHGIIPEGGKAANVVPDYAVAQFYVRAKTRSYVNELVEKVKSIAEGAAMMTGATMKMSNYELSYDNMVTNETLSDIFTEQLVSLGVDSSEIVENRDGSGSLDMGNVSLVVPSIHPYIKICNELYSCHTTEFRDAAMSAQGKEAMILGSKAMATTAYELLTKQELLVKIKEEFEKAPK
- a CDS encoding IS256 family transposase, which encodes MTNINITINLEQLKAEVEKSSLGSPVKASLALVLNSLMEKERDEYINALSHERTDDRRGYRNGYYERELITGTGSLTLKVPRTRDGEFSTSVFQKYERCEQALILSMIEMVVNGVSTRKVTKIVEELCGKGVSKSLVSNLTKSLDPIVNEWRNRPLNTLYYPYIYVDAMYIKVRENDRVVSKGVLIACGVNEEGHREIIGLRVTHGESEESWSNFFDHLKSRGIQSPKMVISDAHAGLVAAIKESFLGTSWQRCCVHFLRNIMDSFPKKNSSEAKTELKEIFRTSNIKLSRELKRDFIEKYYEVKGFTKVIETLDAGFEDAMQFHSQKAELHKHLRTTNMLERVNREIRRRERVIQIFPNDQSAIRIIGSVLMKMEEEWSKSKYIHHI
- a CDS encoding NADH:flavin oxidoreductase/NADH oxidase family protein, encoding MADLHDILLLPNGVKIKNRFFKAAMSEGMADEHNKPTKKLVRLYETWAESEAGIVVTGNVMVDKRALGEPRNVVVENEKDLDLLKSWANAGTKNGTHLWMQINHPGKQVFKGIVKEAVAPSKVEFEPKLQRYFPIARELQEEEIFDIIQRFANTAKIAKKAGFTGVQLHGAHGYLISQFLSPRHNKRTDQWGGSLENRMRFLLEIYKTVRKEVGDSFPIGVKLNSADFMKAGFTEDEALQVIETLDQLGIDLIEVSGGSYESPQMTGVNVKESSKKREAYFLEFASEAKKVSTAPLVVTGGFRTLNGMKEAILEGSTSMVGLARPMAVYPFLPKELLQGKRETIELAPRKTGIKLVDQTAMLELTWYSNQLERIGKDKPTNPELSPKVALIQSLWKNGLDVFQMRRV
- a CDS encoding YjcZ family sporulation protein, producing the protein MSGGNYGGGFALIVVLFIILIIAGAGALRY
- a CDS encoding LLM class flavin-dependent oxidoreductase codes for the protein MTVRNNQIPLSVLDLAPIVEGSNAQTSFKNSVELARHVESLGFTRYWLAEHHNMRGIASSATSVVIGHIAGATKSIRVGSGGIMLPNHAPLVIAEQFGTLESLYPGRIDLGLGRAPGSDQLTAAALRRERKTGGEDFPNQLAELRSYFHPDGTTRVKAVPGEGLDVPIWLLGSSGFSAKLSAEQGLPFAFASHFSPDYTLPALQIYRSSFKPSEDLEKPYAMIGVNVIAADSDEEAEYLATSIQQQFLNLIRGNPGQLKPPVEDMDSLWSEYEKHVVAQQLIYTVTGNAETVKKKLEAIVEETQADELIVNTHVYDQQARLKSYQILADAWFGQ